In a genomic window of Comamonadaceae bacterium OTU4NAUVB1:
- a CDS encoding nucleoside deaminase produces MTSTTSPPIRTPARLPAEQPLDERDGRYLRKAIYWSHAAVRRGNRPFGALVVSAAGEVIAEAYNNTAETGDCTGHAEMGAIRALAARKPSRDELAGATLYSSGEPCVMCAGAIFWSNIGRVVFGIDAERLRVFRGEHQDQRDAELSCRDVFAASPHPIECIGPALIGEATVPHEGAWKP; encoded by the coding sequence ATGACCTCCACCACCTCCCCCCCGATCCGCACCCCCGCAAGACTCCCCGCCGAGCAGCCCCTGGACGAACGCGACGGCCGCTACCTGCGCAAGGCCATCTACTGGTCGCACGCGGCGGTCCGGCGCGGCAACCGGCCCTTCGGCGCCCTCGTGGTGTCGGCCGCCGGCGAAGTCATCGCCGAGGCCTACAACAACACCGCGGAGACGGGCGACTGCACCGGCCACGCCGAGATGGGCGCCATCCGCGCCCTGGCGGCGCGCAAGCCCTCGCGCGACGAACTCGCCGGCGCCACGCTGTACTCGTCGGGCGAGCCGTGCGTGATGTGCGCCGGCGCGATCTTCTGGTCGAACATCGGGCGCGTGGTGTTCGGCATCGACGCCGAGCGCCTGCGCGTCTTCCGGGGCGAGCACCAGGACCAGCGCGACGCCGAACTCTCGTGCCGGGACGTGTTCGCCGCCTCCCCGCACCCGATCGAATGCATCGGTCCGGCGTTGATCGGCGAAGCCACGGTGCCCCACGAAGGGGCCTGGAAGCCCTGA
- a CDS encoding ATP-binding protein: MTSTPIDPGSDDLAFLSGGGEMGDLMRRMDWRGHPLGAPTEWPQSLRSMVSACLNSPVLGTVLWGPDLRMLYNDAYIPSMVERHPLALGRPVADVWGEAWAAVAPDFHRVVATGVGMMQRRVPLVIRRHGHDVETWWDFTATPIRGEDGRIAGLFNQGTEVTEQVVAEMQRDATAAELRALTRHLAMTVEERTRDRNALWELSSDLMLRCGFDGRIVAVNPAWLRLLGWRDDELLGTSLFELIHPDDLQRTIDGANASAEGRSFQRFDNRFRHKDGSHRHISWSTRSANGLINAVGRDVTEELAQSSALAASQEQLRQSQKLEAVGQLTGGVAHDFNNLLTVVRSSVELLRRVDAGAVEKRRRYIQSISDAVDRAAKLTGQLLAFARRQALVPTVFDVVRNIRMVGEMMDTLTGSRIRVRIDLPPHPCFVHADASQFDTAIINMAVNARDAMGGEGTLSLRVRRVEALPAIRSHPVRPGAYVEVSLADTGTGIPTDHLKKIFEPFFTTKSVGLGTGLGLSQVYGFAKQSGGEVQVDSTPGRGSTFTLYLPWAHGEGAAQEADVPEMLLTGHGTRVLVVEDNVEVGALATQTLAELGYVTAWAVDATQALAELDRAPDAFDVVFSDVVMPGMNGVELAREIARRHPDVPVVLTSGYSDALVHDGTSGFELLQKPYSFDQLSLALRKETAKRHRRRSGAA, encoded by the coding sequence ATGACCTCAACGCCCATCGACCCCGGCTCGGATGACCTGGCCTTCCTCTCGGGCGGCGGCGAGATGGGCGACCTCATGCGCCGGATGGACTGGCGCGGCCATCCGCTCGGTGCGCCGACGGAGTGGCCCCAGTCCCTGCGCTCGATGGTCTCGGCCTGCCTGAACTCGCCCGTGCTGGGCACCGTGCTGTGGGGTCCCGACCTGCGCATGCTCTACAACGACGCCTACATCCCGTCGATGGTCGAGCGCCACCCGCTCGCGCTGGGGCGGCCGGTGGCCGACGTGTGGGGGGAGGCCTGGGCGGCGGTCGCGCCGGATTTCCACCGGGTCGTGGCCACGGGCGTGGGCATGATGCAGCGGCGCGTGCCGCTCGTGATCCGCCGCCACGGCCACGACGTCGAGACCTGGTGGGACTTCACCGCCACGCCCATCCGGGGCGAGGACGGGCGCATCGCCGGGCTGTTCAACCAGGGCACCGAGGTCACCGAACAGGTGGTCGCCGAGATGCAGCGCGACGCCACCGCCGCCGAGCTGCGCGCGCTCACCCGCCACCTGGCGATGACGGTCGAGGAGCGCACGCGCGACCGCAACGCCCTGTGGGAGCTGTCCTCGGACCTGATGCTGCGCTGCGGCTTCGACGGCCGCATCGTCGCGGTCAATCCGGCGTGGCTGCGCCTGCTGGGCTGGCGGGACGACGAACTGCTGGGCACTTCGCTGTTCGAGCTGATCCATCCGGACGACCTGCAGCGCACCATCGATGGCGCCAACGCCTCGGCCGAAGGCCGCTCGTTCCAGCGCTTCGACAACCGCTTTCGCCACAAGGACGGCAGCCATCGCCACATCAGCTGGTCGACCCGTTCGGCCAACGGCCTGATCAACGCCGTCGGGCGCGACGTGACCGAGGAACTCGCGCAGTCGAGCGCCCTGGCGGCCTCGCAGGAGCAGCTGCGCCAGTCGCAGAAGCTGGAGGCCGTGGGGCAGCTCACCGGTGGCGTGGCGCACGACTTCAACAACCTGCTGACGGTGGTGCGCTCGTCGGTCGAGCTGCTGCGCCGCGTCGACGCGGGCGCGGTGGAGAAGCGGCGGCGCTACATCCAGTCGATCTCCGACGCGGTGGACCGGGCGGCCAAGCTGACGGGCCAGCTGCTGGCCTTCGCGCGCCGGCAGGCGCTCGTGCCCACCGTGTTCGACGTCGTGCGCAACATCCGGATGGTGGGCGAGATGATGGACACGCTCACCGGGTCGCGCATCCGCGTGCGCATCGACCTGCCGCCGCACCCCTGCTTCGTGCACGCGGACGCGAGCCAGTTCGACACGGCCATCATCAACATGGCCGTCAATGCCCGCGACGCGATGGGCGGCGAGGGCACCCTGAGCCTGCGCGTGCGCCGCGTCGAGGCCCTGCCGGCGATCCGCTCGCACCCGGTGCGCCCGGGCGCCTACGTGGAGGTGTCGCTCGCGGACACCGGCACGGGCATCCCGACGGACCACCTGAAGAAGATCTTCGAACCGTTCTTCACCACCAAGTCGGTCGGTCTGGGCACGGGGCTGGGGCTGTCGCAGGTCTACGGTTTCGCCAAGCAGTCCGGCGGCGAGGTCCAGGTCGACAGCACGCCGGGCCGGGGCAGCACCTTCACGCTCTACCTGCCCTGGGCCCATGGGGAGGGTGCCGCGCAGGAGGCGGACGTGCCCGAGATGCTGCTGACCGGGCACGGCACCCGCGTGCTGGTGGTGGAGGACAACGTGGAGGTCGGCGCGCTGGCGACGCAGACGCTGGCCGAACTGGGTTACGTCACGGCCTGGGCCGTCGACGCGACGCAGGCGCTGGCCGAACTCGACCGCGCCCCCGATGCCTTCGACGTCGTCTTCTCCGACGTGGTGATGCCCGGCATGAACGGCGTCGAACTGGCCCGGGAGATCGCCCGGCGGCACCCGGACGTGCCGGTGGTGTTGACCTCGGGCTACAGCGACGCGCTGGTGCACGACGGCACGAGCGGCTTCGAACTGCTGCAGAAGCCCTATTCCTTCGACCAGCTCTCGCTGGCCCTGCGCAAGGAGACGGCCAAGCGCCACCGCCGGCGTTCCGGCGCGGCCTGA
- a CDS encoding ABC transporter ATP-binding protein codes for MSEPTHFVDFQDVWLAYNEQLLRENHFAVEAIDLKIRRGEFIAIVGPSGCGKSTFMKLATGLKMPSMGRIRIDGAPVTGPLKVSGMAFQAPSLLPWRTTVDNVLLPLEIVEPYRSSFRAKRKEYEERARRLLQKVGLAGYEDKFPWQLSGGMQQRASICRALIHEPQMLLLDEPFGALDAFTREELWCILRDLWTEQRFTVILVTHDLRESVFLADTVYVMSKSPGRFVVRREIELPRPRELELTYTKEFTDMVLELRGHIGALRGSPAPAVAA; via the coding sequence ATGTCCGAACCCACCCACTTCGTCGATTTCCAGGATGTCTGGCTGGCCTACAACGAACAGCTGCTGCGCGAGAACCATTTCGCGGTCGAGGCCATCGACCTGAAGATCCGGCGCGGCGAGTTCATCGCCATCGTCGGACCCTCGGGCTGCGGCAAGTCGACCTTCATGAAGCTCGCCACCGGCCTGAAGATGCCCTCGATGGGCCGCATCCGCATCGACGGCGCGCCGGTCACCGGACCGCTGAAGGTCTCGGGCATGGCCTTCCAGGCGCCGTCGCTGCTGCCCTGGCGGACCACGGTCGACAACGTGCTGCTGCCGCTGGAGATCGTCGAGCCCTACCGCTCCAGCTTCCGCGCCAAGCGCAAGGAATACGAGGAACGCGCCCGCCGGCTGCTGCAGAAGGTCGGCCTCGCCGGCTACGAGGACAAGTTCCCCTGGCAGCTCTCCGGGGGCATGCAGCAGCGTGCGAGCATCTGCCGCGCGCTCATCCACGAGCCCCAGATGCTGCTCCTGGACGAGCCTTTCGGCGCGCTCGACGCCTTCACGCGCGAGGAGCTGTGGTGCATCCTGCGCGACCTGTGGACCGAACAGCGCTTCACCGTCATCCTGGTCACCCACGACCTGCGCGAGAGCGTCTTCCTGGCCGACACGGTCTATGTCATGAGCAAGAGCCCCGGGCGCTTCGTCGTGCGCCGCGAGATCGAGCTGCCGCGCCCGCGCGAGCTCGAACTCACCTACACCAAGGAATTCACCGACATGGTCCTGGAACTGCGCGGGCACATCGGCGCGTTGCGGGGCAGTCCGGCCCCGGCGGTGGCGGCATGA
- a CDS encoding urease accessory protein UreD — translation MPWHARLALDYSATDPSRTVARFRHDGPLRILQSLYPEGPAVCHNVLVHPPGGLVGGDTLDIDVSAAPGSHGLVTTPGATRFYRSEGEAAVQRATLRLAAGARLEWLPLEALCYSGCRAENRLRIEAAPGAELIGWDVSALGLPAAGQPFVRGSLLQHIEVPGTWLERARIDAADHRLLASPIGLAGHRCMATLFLVTGTPLARARREALLDLARALADAHPLAASAGATSPHGGIVVLRVLAPVVEPAMHLLRQVWLAWRGELWRRPAVAPRIWSM, via the coding sequence ATGCCCTGGCACGCCCGACTCGCGCTCGACTACAGCGCCACCGACCCCTCACGCACCGTCGCGCGCTTCCGCCACGACGGCCCCCTGCGCATCCTGCAGAGCCTGTACCCGGAAGGCCCCGCGGTCTGCCACAACGTGCTGGTGCATCCGCCGGGCGGCCTGGTGGGCGGCGACACGCTCGACATCGACGTGAGCGCGGCGCCCGGCAGCCACGGGCTGGTCACGACGCCGGGGGCGACGCGCTTCTACCGCAGCGAGGGCGAGGCGGCGGTGCAGCGCGCCACGCTGCGCCTCGCGGCCGGCGCGCGACTCGAATGGCTGCCCCTCGAAGCGCTCTGCTACAGCGGCTGCCGGGCCGAGAACCGCCTGCGCATCGAGGCCGCGCCCGGCGCCGAGCTGATCGGCTGGGACGTGAGCGCGCTGGGGCTGCCGGCCGCCGGCCAGCCCTTCGTGCGCGGCAGCCTGCTGCAGCACATCGAGGTGCCGGGCACGTGGCTGGAGCGCGCGCGCATCGACGCGGCCGACCACCGGCTGCTCGCCAGCCCGATCGGCCTGGCCGGCCACCGCTGCATGGCCACGCTGTTCCTGGTGACGGGCACGCCGCTCGCGCGCGCGCGGCGCGAGGCGCTGCTCGACCTCGCGCGCGCGCTGGCCGACGCGCACCCGCTCGCGGCGAGCGCCGGCGCCACCAGCCCGCACGGCGGGATCGTCGTGCTGCGCGTGCTCGCGCCCGTGGTGGAACCGGCGATGCACCTGCTGCGCCAGGTGTGGCTGGCCTGGCGCGGCGAACTCTGGCGGCGCCCGGCCGTCGCGCCGCGCATCTGGTCGATGTGA
- a CDS encoding ABC transporter substrate-binding protein, whose protein sequence is MNKRHLLQSFFAASVLALGLAGSANAQTPVKFQLDWRFEGPAALFLHPAAKGYFKGAGLDVTIDAGNGSGGTVTRVASGAYDMGFADLAALMEFHANNPDAPNKPVAVMMVYNNTPASVMALKKSGIAKPADLAGKKLGAPVFDAGRRAFPIFAKANNVGAVNWTAMDPTLRETMLMRGDVDAITGFTFTSLLNLEARGAKAADVVVLPYPDYGVKLYGNAIIVSPKMLKDNPAAVKAFLSAFAKGAKEVIANPAVAIESVKARDGIIDAKLETRRLQLAIDTVINSADARTEGFGAVNAARLSLMASQVSDAFATKTRVDPATVWNATLLPPAAELAVLKK, encoded by the coding sequence ATGAACAAGCGCCACCTCCTCCAGTCCTTCTTCGCCGCTTCCGTCCTCGCCCTCGGCCTCGCCGGGAGCGCGAACGCGCAGACGCCCGTCAAGTTCCAGCTCGACTGGCGCTTCGAGGGACCGGCCGCGCTGTTCCTGCACCCGGCGGCCAAGGGCTACTTCAAGGGCGCCGGACTCGACGTGACGATCGACGCGGGCAACGGCTCGGGCGGCACGGTCACGCGCGTGGCCTCCGGCGCCTACGACATGGGCTTCGCCGACCTCGCCGCGCTCATGGAATTCCACGCCAACAACCCCGACGCGCCCAACAAGCCCGTGGCGGTCATGATGGTCTACAACAACACGCCGGCCTCGGTGATGGCGCTGAAGAAGAGCGGCATCGCGAAGCCGGCGGACCTCGCGGGCAAGAAGCTCGGCGCGCCGGTGTTCGACGCCGGGCGCCGCGCCTTCCCGATCTTCGCCAAGGCCAACAACGTGGGCGCGGTCAACTGGACCGCCATGGACCCGACCCTGCGCGAGACCATGCTCATGCGCGGCGACGTCGACGCCATCACCGGCTTCACCTTCACCTCGCTGCTCAACCTGGAGGCGCGCGGCGCCAAGGCGGCCGACGTCGTGGTGCTGCCCTATCCCGACTACGGCGTGAAGCTCTACGGCAACGCGATCATCGTCTCGCCGAAGATGCTCAAGGACAACCCGGCTGCGGTGAAGGCGTTCCTCTCGGCCTTCGCCAAGGGCGCGAAGGAAGTCATCGCCAACCCGGCGGTGGCGATCGAATCGGTCAAGGCGCGCGACGGCATCATCGACGCCAAGCTGGAGACGCGCCGGCTGCAGCTGGCCATCGACACCGTGATCAACAGCGCCGACGCGCGCACCGAGGGCTTCGGCGCCGTCAACGCCGCCCGCCTGTCGCTGATGGCCTCGCAGGTGTCGGACGCCTTCGCGACCAAGACTCGGGTCGACCCGGCCACGGTGTGGAACGCCACGCTGCTGCCGCCGGCCGCCGAACTCGCCGTCCTGAAGAAGTGA
- a CDS encoding NAD(+) synthase — protein sequence MSTDFSFHNPHAHGFARLAVAVPRNRVADPVFNAAETLRLYREAAADGVDLVAFPELGLSAYTCDDLFHQAALLEACEAALGEIVAASRALPTIAVVGLPLRVDHRLYNCAAVVAGGALLGVVPKTYLPNYAEFYEARQFSPADSALATEVDLCGMRVPFGAELLFRARALPLLTFHVEICEDVWVPIPPSSLGALAGATVLVNLSASNITVGKSDYRHQLVRSQSARCLGAYLYSSAGIGESTTDLAWDGQALIYENGELLAESARFSNRSHMIVADADLERLAHERMRQTSFGASAQRHGEALRRWRVVEFDLPGLGRDAPGGLRRTVERFPYVPADAATRDERCREVFNIQVQSLVQRVEAARIKKLVIGVSGGLDSTHALLVCAQAMDRLGRPRSDILGFTMPGFATTGRTLAQAHGLMAAIGCTAREIDIRPSCRQMLADLGHPFADGVPQYDITFENVQAGERTSHLFRLANHLDGIVVGTGDLSELALGWCTYGVGDHMSHYNVNASVPKTLIKHLVRWVAGAGVLDATGSEVLRAIVATEVSPELVPSEPPPQAEGAGAAPDTARHAQPGQRTEDTIGPYELQDFHLYYITRHGFRPSKVAFLAHAAWGERERGPWPEALAGEERNAYGLAAIRGHLRTFVWRFFKTSQFKRSCVPNGPKVGSGGSLSPRGDWRAPSDSEAEVWLADLERIPADPDAPAAPAAVVSTP from the coding sequence ATGTCTACCGATTTTTCCTTCCACAACCCTCACGCGCACGGCTTCGCGCGCTTGGCCGTGGCCGTGCCGCGCAACCGCGTGGCCGACCCCGTGTTCAACGCGGCCGAGACCCTGCGCCTGTACCGCGAGGCGGCCGCCGACGGCGTCGACCTGGTCGCCTTTCCCGAGCTGGGACTGTCGGCCTACACCTGCGACGACTTGTTCCACCAGGCCGCCCTGCTCGAGGCCTGCGAGGCCGCGCTCGGCGAGATCGTCGCGGCCTCGCGCGCGCTGCCCACCATCGCGGTGGTGGGCCTGCCCCTGCGCGTGGACCACCGGCTCTACAACTGTGCGGCGGTGGTCGCCGGCGGTGCCCTGCTGGGCGTGGTGCCCAAGACCTACCTTCCCAACTACGCCGAGTTCTACGAGGCGCGCCAGTTCAGCCCCGCCGACAGCGCCCTGGCCACCGAGGTCGACCTGTGCGGCATGCGCGTGCCCTTCGGCGCCGAGCTGCTGTTCAGGGCGCGCGCCCTGCCCCTGCTGACCTTCCACGTGGAGATCTGCGAGGACGTGTGGGTGCCCATCCCGCCCTCGAGCCTGGGCGCGCTCGCGGGCGCGACGGTGCTGGTGAACCTGTCGGCCTCCAACATCACGGTGGGCAAGTCCGACTACCGCCACCAGCTGGTGCGCTCGCAGTCCGCGCGCTGCCTGGGCGCCTACCTCTACTCGTCGGCGGGCATCGGCGAGTCGACCACCGACCTGGCCTGGGACGGCCAGGCGCTGATCTACGAGAACGGCGAACTGCTCGCCGAGAGCGCGCGCTTCAGCAACCGCTCGCACATGATCGTCGCGGACGCCGACCTCGAGCGCCTCGCCCATGAGCGCATGCGCCAGACCTCCTTCGGCGCCTCGGCGCAGCGCCACGGCGAGGCGCTGCGGCGTTGGCGCGTCGTCGAGTTCGACCTGCCCGGTCTCGGGCGCGATGCGCCAGGGGGCCTGCGCCGCACGGTCGAGCGCTTCCCCTACGTGCCGGCGGACGCGGCCACGCGCGACGAGCGCTGCCGCGAGGTCTTCAACATCCAGGTGCAGTCGCTGGTGCAGCGCGTGGAGGCCGCGCGCATCAAGAAGCTGGTGATCGGCGTCTCCGGCGGACTCGACTCGACCCACGCCCTGCTGGTGTGCGCGCAGGCCATGGACCGCCTGGGGCGCCCGCGCAGCGACATCCTGGGCTTCACCATGCCCGGCTTCGCCACCACCGGGCGCACCCTGGCCCAGGCCCACGGGCTGATGGCGGCCATCGGCTGCACCGCGCGCGAGATCGACATCCGCCCGAGCTGCCGCCAGATGCTCGCCGACCTGGGCCACCCCTTCGCCGACGGCGTGCCGCAGTACGACATCACCTTCGAGAACGTGCAGGCCGGCGAGCGCACCAGCCACCTGTTCCGACTGGCCAACCACCTCGACGGCATCGTCGTGGGCACCGGCGACCTGAGCGAGCTGGCGCTGGGCTGGTGCACCTACGGCGTGGGCGACCACATGTCGCACTACAACGTCAACGCCAGCGTGCCCAAGACCTTGATCAAGCACCTGGTGCGCTGGGTGGCCGGCGCGGGCGTGCTCGACGCGACCGGCAGCGAGGTGCTGCGCGCCATCGTGGCCACCGAGGTGAGTCCGGAGCTGGTGCCGAGCGAGCCGCCGCCGCAGGCCGAGGGCGCCGGCGCGGCGCCCGACACCGCGCGCCACGCCCAGCCCGGCCAGCGCACCGAGGACACCATCGGCCCCTACGAGCTGCAGGACTTCCACCTCTACTACATCACCCGCCACGGCTTCCGGCCCTCGAAGGTGGCTTTCCTCGCGCACGCGGCCTGGGGCGAGCGCGAGCGCGGTCCCTGGCCCGAGGCCCTCGCCGGCGAGGAACGCAACGCCTACGGGCTCGCGGCCATCCGGGGTCACCTGCGCACCTTCGTCTGGCGCTTCTTCAAGACCAGCCAGTTCAAGCGCTCCTGCGTGCCCAACGGCCCGAAGGTCGGCTCGGGCGGCTCGCTCTCGCCGCGCGGCGACTGGCGCGCCCCGAGCGATTCGGAGGCCGAGGTCTGGCTCGCCGACCTCGAGCGCATCCCGGCCGACCCGGACGCGCCGGCCGCACCGGCCGCCGTGGTCAGTACGCCTTGA
- a CDS encoding isopenicillin N synthase family oxygenase, with the protein MTTSAADHDLAEIQRETRMGAVGRTTTAREIRRIDLSDFERRRDVIAQALWDAAVDVGFFQLVNHGIDLAKVRGAFEMAERLFALPEPVKAQYPLKKALNAGWESKAQVRPSTGTPDQKESYQLTRPHMAGLWPTDAELPGFRETMLAFERESWEVAMRVLSCFATRLGFERDFFARAHDSERASYQSTLRLLHYYAIPPEAQDRLELWRAGAHTDFDCLTLLYQRHGQGGLEVCPGKEMDAQEWTPIAPDGDAITCNIGDMLMRWSDDRLPSNFHRVKNPLPGEYMGPRYSIAFFAQANRDAMIVSPGGTHAPISAGDFLNQRIAANFKAY; encoded by the coding sequence ATGACCACGAGCGCCGCCGACCACGACCTCGCCGAGATCCAGCGCGAGACCCGCATGGGCGCGGTGGGCCGCACCACCACCGCGCGCGAGATCCGCCGCATCGACCTCTCCGACTTCGAGCGCCGCCGCGACGTCATCGCGCAGGCGCTGTGGGACGCGGCCGTCGATGTCGGTTTCTTCCAGCTCGTCAACCACGGCATCGACCTCGCCAAGGTACGCGGCGCCTTCGAGATGGCCGAACGCCTGTTCGCGCTGCCCGAACCGGTCAAGGCGCAGTACCCGCTGAAAAAGGCGCTCAACGCCGGCTGGGAGAGCAAGGCGCAGGTCCGGCCCTCCACCGGCACGCCCGACCAGAAGGAAAGCTACCAGCTCACCCGTCCGCACATGGCCGGCCTGTGGCCGACCGACGCGGAACTGCCGGGCTTTCGCGAGACGATGCTCGCCTTCGAGCGCGAGAGCTGGGAGGTCGCCATGCGGGTGCTGTCGTGCTTCGCCACCCGGCTGGGCTTCGAGCGCGACTTCTTCGCCCGCGCGCACGATTCCGAACGCGCCAGCTACCAGAGCACCCTGCGCCTGCTGCACTACTACGCGATCCCGCCCGAGGCGCAGGACCGGCTCGAACTCTGGCGGGCCGGCGCCCACACCGATTTCGACTGCCTGACCCTGCTCTACCAGCGCCACGGCCAGGGCGGCCTGGAAGTGTGTCCGGGCAAGGAGATGGACGCGCAGGAATGGACGCCGATCGCGCCCGACGGCGACGCCATCACCTGCAACATCGGCGACATGCTCATGCGCTGGAGCGACGACCGTCTGCCGAGCAACTTCCACCGCGTGAAGAACCCGCTGCCGGGCGAGTACATGGGGCCGCGCTACAGCATCGCCTTCTTCGCCCAGGCCAACCGCGACGCGATGATCGTGAGCCCGGGCGGAACGCACGCGCCGATCAGCGCGGGCGATTTCCTGAACCAGCGCATCGCGGCGAACTTCAAGGCGTACTGA
- a CDS encoding ABC transporter substrate-binding protein, with translation MQRRTFLATGSAVAACSLAAPLAFAQGTKPVPIKFTLDFRINGQTAPFFLALAKGYYRDEGLDVTIDTGAGSVASITRIASGVYQLGLGDISSLVEFNAQHPGTPVVQAVYQYYNRAPFVIIGRKDRGVTGDFRSLAGRKVAAAAVESTRRAWPMVARKTGMKPDAFQWQTTDFSARDNVMVRGDVDAATYFHDSAVSLFARMKTDELSILKYADAGVDLYGNAILASSNLVAQNPQAVAAFLRASNRAIVETLANPGPSIAAMRQREPILDERVELDRWAITAQYVAASDTRSHGLGDIRKLVLERQVDEVVDVFGLRTRPSADAIFNTSMLPARGERTVKT, from the coding sequence ATGCAACGCCGCACCTTCCTCGCCACCGGCTCCGCCGTGGCCGCCTGCTCGCTCGCCGCCCCGCTCGCCTTCGCACAGGGCACGAAGCCCGTGCCGATCAAGTTCACGCTCGACTTCCGCATCAACGGCCAGACCGCGCCGTTCTTCCTCGCACTGGCCAAAGGCTACTACCGCGACGAGGGGCTGGACGTGACGATCGACACCGGCGCCGGCTCGGTCGCCTCCATCACGCGCATCGCCAGCGGCGTCTACCAGCTCGGCCTGGGCGACATCAGCTCGCTGGTCGAGTTCAACGCCCAGCACCCGGGCACGCCGGTGGTGCAGGCGGTCTACCAGTACTACAACCGGGCGCCCTTCGTCATCATCGGCCGCAAGGACCGGGGCGTGACCGGCGACTTCCGCAGCCTGGCGGGCCGCAAGGTGGCCGCGGCCGCCGTCGAGTCGACCCGCCGCGCCTGGCCGATGGTGGCGCGCAAGACCGGCATGAAGCCCGACGCCTTCCAGTGGCAGACCACCGACTTCAGCGCCCGCGACAACGTCATGGTGCGCGGCGACGTCGATGCCGCGACCTACTTCCACGACTCGGCCGTGTCGCTGTTCGCGCGCATGAAGACGGACGAACTCTCGATCCTGAAGTACGCCGACGCCGGCGTCGACCTGTACGGCAACGCCATCCTCGCGAGCAGCAACCTGGTCGCCCAGAATCCCCAGGCCGTCGCCGCCTTCCTGCGCGCGAGCAACCGCGCCATCGTCGAGACCCTGGCCAACCCGGGTCCGTCGATCGCCGCGATGCGCCAGCGCGAGCCGATCCTCGACGAGCGCGTCGAACTCGATCGCTGGGCCATCACCGCCCAGTACGTGGCGGCGTCCGACACCCGCTCGCACGGACTGGGCGATATTCGCAAGCTCGTCCTCGAGCGCCAGGTCGACGAGGTGGTCGACGTCTTCGGCCTCCGGACCCGGCCCTCGGCCGATGCCATCTTCAACACCTCGATGCTGCCCGCGCGCGGCGAACGCACCGTCAAGACATGA
- a CDS encoding nucleoside deaminase: MTRDQAIAALRRADAVARRAMAMGRHPFGAVLVAPDGDTVLAEQGNIDTVHHAEATLARHASLDHPAAYLRRCTLVTTFEPCAMCAGTVYWADIGRVVYGAGEDALLALTGDHPENPTLALPCREVFARGQKAIEVIGPVAEVAEEMVATHRGFWASRGR, translated from the coding sequence ATGACGCGCGATCAGGCGATCGCCGCGCTGCGGCGGGCCGACGCGGTGGCGCGGCGGGCGATGGCGATGGGCCGGCATCCGTTCGGGGCCGTGCTGGTGGCCCCGGACGGCGACACGGTGCTGGCCGAGCAGGGCAACATCGACACCGTCCATCACGCCGAGGCGACGCTCGCGCGCCACGCCTCGCTCGACCATCCGGCCGCCTACCTGCGGCGCTGCACGCTGGTGACCACCTTCGAGCCCTGCGCGATGTGCGCGGGCACCGTGTACTGGGCGGACATCGGCCGGGTCGTCTACGGCGCGGGCGAGGACGCCCTGCTCGCCCTGACCGGCGACCACCCCGAGAACCCCACGCTCGCGCTGCCCTGCCGCGAGGTCTTCGCGCGCGGCCAGAAAGCCATCGAGGTGATCGGGCCGGTGGCCGAAGTGGCCGAGGAGATGGTGGCGACGCACCGCGGCTTCTGGGCCTCGCGCGGGCGGTAA
- a CDS encoding ABC transporter permease, with amino-acid sequence MSAMQRNARQIERWSPWLLLVAVLVLWQIVCAGFGISEFIFPSPMRIWTQFWEFKEIIAGHAWRTFWVTMAGFGLAIVVGVLLGFVIGSSRLAYAAMYPLMTAFNALPKAAFVPILVVWFGIGVGPAILTAFLISFFPIMVNIATGLATLEPELEDVLRVLGARRWDVLMKIGLPRSMPYFFASLKVAITLAFVGTTVSEMTAANEGIGYLLISAGSAMQMGLAFAGLMVVGAMAMVMYELFSLIEKHTTGWAHRGSQGG; translated from the coding sequence ATGAGCGCGATGCAGCGCAACGCCCGGCAGATCGAGCGCTGGTCGCCGTGGCTGCTGCTGGTGGCGGTGCTGGTGCTCTGGCAGATCGTCTGCGCGGGCTTCGGCATCTCGGAATTCATCTTCCCCAGCCCGATGCGCATCTGGACGCAGTTCTGGGAGTTCAAGGAGATCATCGCCGGCCACGCCTGGCGCACCTTCTGGGTCACGATGGCCGGCTTCGGCCTGGCCATCGTCGTGGGCGTGCTGCTGGGCTTCGTCATCGGCAGCTCGCGCCTGGCCTACGCGGCGATGTACCCGCTGATGACGGCCTTCAACGCCCTGCCCAAGGCGGCCTTCGTGCCGATCCTGGTGGTGTGGTTCGGCATCGGCGTCGGTCCGGCGATCCTGACGGCCTTCCTCATCAGCTTCTTTCCGATCATGGTGAACATCGCCACCGGTCTGGCGACGCTGGAGCCGGAACTCGAGGACGTGCTGCGCGTGCTGGGCGCCCGGCGCTGGGACGTGCTGATGAAGATCGGCCTGCCGCGTTCCATGCCGTACTTCTTCGCCTCGCTCAAGGTGGCCATCACGCTGGCCTTCGTCGGCACCACGGTCAGCGAGATGACGGCGGCCAACGAGGGCATCGGCTACCTGCTGATCTCCGCCGGCTCGGCCATGCAGATGGGCCTGGCCTTCGCGGGCCTGATGGTGGTGGGCGCGATGGCGATGGTGATGTACGAGCTGTTCAGCCTGATCGAGAAGCACACGACCGGCTGGGCGCACCGCGGCTCGCAGGGCGGATGA